The genomic interval TCTCTTAGCATTGTAACTCAATAACGGTCCGCTTGTTTACGTTCTTTATCTCGTCTGGTTGGTCTTACTTTACACtaacacataattatactGACACAAAGAGTGTAGAAAAAgcaatgacaaaggaataaagagaggacctggcataaaaatcggtacttaaaaatatatcgtcgtctctttttaacttattggtgttatcctacgtaaaaaaggacaatagtagttttgtctttgcctaaaattacaacatggcgaccggtcgccatgttgattgacatccaaacacaaggtactccagctgtcaaacaatttgtttgtttacatttttcaagaaaaaagccgccattttaattgacaccaaagtttaggtaggcgcatttttttcgtggatatgccatgtcctctctttattcctttgtcaatgaGAAAAAGGGTCTTTTGAACCACTTATCCTAGTAGCAAGTAAGCGATACAAAGGAAGAGAAATGATTATATTGAGATATAGGTGAGAGCGACAGATACACACAACCTGTTAGCACCAACAGTTCAGACAGATACACCCAATTTCTACAAACAATACCCGATTGACTCAAGATATACacaatacacatacataacatgttagtttataagtattagTATTACCGAGTGTGTTTGCGTACTTTGATtggcataaaaatataacaaaaacttATTCAAGCGActtggtaaataaaatttaaattgcaTGTGTTttatggtgaaggaaaacattgtgagtCATCATGATTTTACCTTCCGACGcgtataaataacattaatataCAAACCTTTTATTCATCCTACTTTTATCACATCTAAGCCTTGGTTTTGTAtggtaagaaataatttacataaagtCGCTTGAATAAGTTATGTATTGGCTGTGGAGTTTTCAAAAttgcatgtgttttttttagtaCGAGCATCAAGCACCGTTTAAAAATTGGATTATCTTACCACTTGTGACAAGATGATGATagatccatattttttttggcctTTTCACTAAATTGAAGCAAACTTCtagatattatatattattgaaaCACAGGAATATTATGGATTGATTGTACAGTGTACACatatataagtaaattttgtacatgtatatgttactgtaaaagcccgaataacggtaaatcctaagatttacgcgtaaaacctaagatttaccaactcttaatggtaaaagcccgaaagattttgcgattcgcacttttaccactattcacttggtaaatcttaggatttacattaaggcacggtaaatgttgaaaaagccaggttataacttataacctccgtagtcgaacaaagcgtccgtagtcgagcgggcttcagtgatcgtaactgatcactgaggtttagcaacaaccagcatggtcagccattggatgggtgaccgatttcaagtggttcttttctggatactttcgtgcttcggacggcacgttaagccgtgggtcccggttgctgcttcggcagcagtcggtaagcctagtcagaggtcTTCAtgcggcttgaaaacgtctgacagtcgggttgcccacttacccgacaactcgctcagcacaagcttgcttgtgttggggtccaccaacccgcactaggccagcgtggtggactagatcgaagacccgtgccccggcagtggggacgtaatgagtcgtgatgatgatgataacttataactaaccgaacttaagaaatatttattattgcaatctactttactcgacgtcaacaataataacgtgaaaattattttacttccggtttccgtgtttaaattatcgttcagtgaatgagtgaaaataaagttattttccaATAATCCAGCATTCAATGATAATTCGCATCTATTACTAAATCTATTACtaaatgaataggtaataattaatctttgttttattcccaaaaccaacttttactaggtgtcagtggtaaaacctagcatttactaaattctaatggtaaaagcccgaaaaaaatgacccattttcacaaatccttacatttaccaactcatgttggtaaatcctaagatttactggtaaatcctaggatttaccgtagttcgggcttttacagtaacatatataaaaaatgtaCATATCAATTACCTAAAACATTAACACAGAATTAAATAGGaattaaaaatcataaaagaCTGATAGGTTACAAATAAATGCATGTACAATAGATTATATACAGTTTGCTATATATCTTAGAGTTTGCTTTTATTTGTAGATGGATGCCCGGGTGAACAGTAGTCAGAATAGGCGGGTAAGTTGaaatatatctatatataattatgtttattattatataatatatgttacGTTAATTTAGTTTAATAAGTAGTTACATATCTAAACATGCATGCTTATCGTTAGAtggtgtatttatttatttaatatgtactGCTAATTCTATGTCGGCAAAAAGAGCAGAGTATTTTGGTTTCTTTATGTACCAAACTTCTTATTTTTCAAATACCTCCAATACTCTTCATTTCATAAATCCTTTTTctgaatttataatataaagtatacCCTCTTCTCTTTTTTGGTGGCTGCTATAATAGTATAACAATTTTTGATTTACCCGCCTCAACTTACGCATCCTACCtagtgatatttttattccaTATCCAATCCAATGCTTTTGCTCAAACCACTAATCAGTTGCAAAAAGGGAATAAAAAACAgagtgtttttaaaataacgaaataatatcaaaatggTGGCCGTTACATAAGTGAAAGCAATATTAGCTGATTTTAAATTCCATGTTGTCCGTCCGCCATtttcattattgttttttatccTTGTCACATAGATGTTCAAGTCCATgccaaaaaatatttcattttattttactaagcACCTTAGCATGTTAGTGCTAACCTAACAACTTGTAACTAACATTTTAACAACTGGTAAAGTAAGCCAAATCCATTTTCGGTGCCACGGGAAgtaattctgaacaactaTCTACTTAAATTAGCATCTAAATAGGAAATATATTGGTCAGATGGCTTTTTACcaaaccaaaaatataaacaagttATTTAGAATGTCCTCCCGAGTCACACCTTTCGGCTTTCTACATCACTTCACACCTTGTGTGCgtatcacgaatattgtcgaCTTTAGTCAACAGTAATTCTTTAGGTGAGTCACTGGACtttgtatgcgttttattagtttctaacTTTACCGACGGGGGCGCTGAACAAGATGACATACTAATAGCTATCGAATTAAACTATGAATTGAGTCGACAATATTCGTCATACACCCACTGATCACTTTACCGTCTCAACTGCCTTCCTCACATGTCCCCTTACCGTCCCAACTGCCTCACTAACAAGTTTACATGTAACCTACAGGAGTCGAATCAACCTGAGCTAGtaacatttaagacgtgacataagttttgcgcgctcactcacatcgtgCAGCCTCTGGTCgcgagaacttttgtcacgttttaaatgcgccccgtactagcttCCTCTTTATCACTTTATACTTCTTACCTTACATCCATACCTTCTGTATCACTATATACTCAACTGTCTCCCTAACATGTTAACCCGTAACCTACAGGAGTCGACTGCgggaggcgcgggcggcgcggcgggcgggcgcgcgggcgcgggcaAGACGGCCGCCAAGCCCGCCTACTCGCAGAGCTACTGGCCGCCCAACTAATGTGGGCTAGAGGTGAGATTACCATCATTTGTACGGTTCGGTCCAAATAACTTGATAGTGCCTGAAGTTACGATTACATTACGCGTTATCAAATTAACCAACTGTCAATCAAGAATGAATAGGCCGTTTGGTAGTTTGGCAAAGTACAATAGTGCATTCGTTGCCAACATCATAACTACTAAGTTGTTTGAACCGAACTGTACGTGTTATCTCTTGTAGAAAACGTATTTAGGTCTCGTATTAGACGCGTGTGAAATGTGTCAAAACGAAGCGGTTTTATACAACTTACGACTGCACGAATGATACTAATCATTCGTTCATTAGTGTCTCAGACGATCGCTATGTCTGCGAAGTCGCAGCCCTAGTGACCGCCTAACTAGAGTGTGATAGAGGTTGGTTTACTCGTTATTTTTAGGTGTCTGGGGacgagtgtgaaatgtgtcaAATCGCACCAAATTTTTATGCATTTCATTTAACAAGACTGCTTTCATACCTTCCGTTCATTAGTGACTCGGGCAGTGCTAAAACTGCTACTGGTCGCCCAACTAGGGCGGATAGAAGTGAgtcagtttattttttatggaaGACACTTAGGTCTCCTTAGAGACGTGTGTGAAATGTGTCAAAATGGTGCGGTTTCATGCAACTTACGACTGCTCTCTTATCATACTTCACGATGTGCGGGATGCCTCTAGAGACACCATTCGTCAttcttttatgaaattattttgatGTTTTATACCCCTTTTTGTTTGTCCGCAGGAACTCAACAAACTGTCCTAAAGACAAAGACACATGTAAATAGATTTCGTGGCGACACGCCCTCTCAACCGCAGTCAATTTTCAACAGAAGATTGGCCAACCCGGCCGGATAGAGATGTCGACACAACCAGCCACCACCCTCACTCGGCCGGGTTATACGCATCTCTGTAATCTACATTATATAAACACATTATAGATTTAAACACAAGCGTGTACcttataatttgtgtaaattaaaaaagaaacgaTAAAatcctttattattttttaaggcAGGCAAATTCCTAGTGCCGGGCAGTCAAATCGTTTGATAATAAAATCGTCGAGATTAGAATAGTGTAATtgcaatatattattttagttacaaccgtttcgttttgtttttagtaGAAACGTAACGATTTGGGCGCCCCCGTATCTCAGTTTTGCATATAAGTCCTAAGCAGCCTAGGTtacaaattgtttaaaattagTGGTATatctttttatataatatgtatatgtatgttagTGAGCGGTGCGCTGTGCTCGCCGAGACTCTCTCTGTATTTAGTTGACAGACTCTTttgtaattacataattaattattaaaatattaaaaaattgtaataggtCGATAAACGGTTAAATGTAACAGTAAACATTAAATAGCGAGGTCTTTTTTATGTGAATGATGAACGTTGTGGCAGATTCAGGTCTGGCGTTTGAAAGTATGAGGGAATTACACATATTCGAACTTGCTACATGGTTTCATTTGCTTTAGCTATAACATGGGCTGCGCGAATAAAGAAACTGATCAGAAATGGCGGAAATTAACACCCTACTTGCACACCCTTTATTGCGCTTGTGTAGCATTCTTTGTGCAAATCATCGGACCTCTCTCTCGCACTTAAAGGCATATACATAGAACATAAGTTGAAGAGAGGCATAAGATATTAACGGCTGAAATGTCAAACATAGTCCGTTTGGCCATTTTTGATTCCTTCTTTGTTCACATCTACTCTAGGCtcatttaatagttttaagaGTTTGTGGCCAAGATTTAAATAACATGTCAAGATTAACTTgcaaaactatattttattgaaataaaaaacagtaACATTTTGTAAATCATTAAATGCAACAGGAATGTCTGAGACATAAACTATGCACTCTTTtctattattatcataatttaattattataaacatcaTATCATACAGTCCAAACCAAGTACCTATTAAACGATAAAACGGTCATAAGCTGGGGTGTTAAACGACACATTGTGATCTGCGAAAAACACGGCAACGTTATGGTCAAATGTTATTGGTCGAACGTGCATTAAACGAGCAAATCTACATCGATAaagcctcgaattcactagggcacaagttctgagactgttacagaacatctacggtgcgtgttctcagaacattttggtaacatgtcgtgatacaTGTTGCTTGTCCACACCAGCAGTCTCCGCCGACATGTCGCCCGAGGAAGTCGTGGCAGTTAGTGCTGCGTGCTAGAAGTCGCGCACGCGTCTacactctgcaacagcggtcgctagacctagtaaaaaaaatatactctatgcgctagactgatgtcgcaggaagttctgtctcgcgagccaaaacacggaacctgttctgcgacacgtagatgtcgctgtatagtcgcgtgcgacgtcgcagaacagagcgcgacgtcgcggcgacacgtagacgacatgtgcctagacaggttctgcgacaatttgtcgcctagtgaatacgaggcttAAAGATGCCATGCAACCCAGTCAGTATCAGTTATCAATAGCTTGGTCTACAAATGCGCGGCCGCAGCGCTGTCGACGATCCAGTAGAGAGAGCCTTCGGGCTTCACTCGCGTCGACGGCAAGTCTTCTTGGCCTTTGAGGATGCGCTGGAAGTAACAGTATTGTTGTTTGAGTAGCTGATTGGGAAAAGAAGGCTGGGTTTTGCTGGAAGCTAATGTACAGGTTGGACCAGAGTTGGATAGTGGATCTACTTAcacatatttgtgcaataaagagttcaataaataaataatatctacaTCCAGTGTTGGGgccaaaatataaaatattctcAGCTCTGATGGTGAGCGTCCATCCATTATCTAGCTATATTAttctataatataaattaaacaaatatttaccttaACCATATCAGCCTTCCCAGCACCAGTTATAGCAAAAATACAGTTCCTTGCACTGTTTATAACCGGATACGTTAAGGTAACCCTTTCCGGAGGGGGTTTTGGAGAGTCGGTTATTGGGGCAACCTTTAGACTCATCTCGTTGAGTAGTGGATGTCCAGGAAACAGCGAGCAGGTGTGTCCGTCGGGGCCCATGCCCAGGAGGAGCAGATCAAAGGTATAGTTGGTGCTGCCGAAAGCTGTGGTTAGCTTTTTTGTGTAGTCTGATGCTGCTTCTTCAGCTGTTGAGAaagtaatttgtttttaaacaaatataatttagagTGATTTAGATGCACAGGATACAAAAATCTAAGAAAGTGGAAGAGGTCCTGTTTTCATTATCACCATGTCAATTTTCAATATTATCTCTACTGAACCTACCAATGCATGACAGTGTGGCCAGCTCATGCTAAATATGGCCTAAAGTTAGTAAATCCATATCTATGCCAAACTGCGGTCCACATTATAGTGTGGTGCTGTCTTAAGACTCTTAAGATGAccataaaattttcatttcCTACCTGAAACTCCTTGTTTAATAGTAATGAACTGTTCTTCTTTCAAGCTAGTTTTAGGTATCAGGTTCCTCTTGTACGTCCCGAAGGTAGAGTCTTCGCTGTCCTCCGGCACCACACGCTCATCACAGAACGCCAACACCCATTTGGACCAGTCTGTGTTCAGGGTAGGCAGACCCTCACACAGAAACTTAACTACGGAACCACCTAGAAATGGTAAGTAGAGATGGTGATGTTGAAGACtagacataattattttaaatatttatatgggAAAATTAAGTATGCGTAGAGTCAAaggttaaattaataatcttcaagttaaaataaattaacattcaGCGAACAATTCAAGATTTAACTGAAAATTATAGATTCTATCCAGGTAGCCTTGACATATTTACAAGGAAACCTCTATTTCTACGCTCTaatgttaataattaaattgttaCCTGATAGTCCAATGAAAAACTTTCCTCTTTTGCTGATGGCATCATTAGAAATCTtctcagtgtaagaagctaaTTTACTAATTACTTCGTTTTCATCCACAACTTTTATTACAGTCATTTTGATAAGAAATTCAGAAGAATCAATTAAAAACTAAAGTAAAACCTAAACAATAGAAACTTGAAAAACTTTTGAAGGTTAAGTTCAGTGTTGCCGCAACGGAGTTCTCAAAGCGCACATATCCAGCGTTGAAAACCGTACATGAgcatttttttactgaaatcaCTCAATTTAGCTTTTTTAGCCCTTTCGCACCTGCTCGTCAGCAGAAGTgctatattgtattttagtcCTAAAAACGCACCTACTTTAATAAGCGTGTAGCGACACATGTAAGCTTTTTGGTAACTTCCAGTAGCGAACAATGCGCAGACGCTAGTCGTCTGATTTaatagtttggcctcaagaaATCTGCATTGGTCATTTAACATCAACCCCATAGTAACCCACACACTGAACCTCAACtctggtgaccccgacgtgatCAACAAGCGCATTTTAGAAAGTGATACAATTTCCTAAAACCTTCAAAGTAGTAGATTAGCCGTGGTACGTACTACGTACCTATCTTTAATGAATAATTGatttaagttataataaagtaaatctctacagttttattatatactcattatacttaataaaatgtatcttgGTGGAGAAATCGCacaacaaaatcaaaatcgtaATTGTGGAATTAGATACtcaatctgaaaaaaaaaatgaagatGGGCTGACGGCTTGACACAAAAACATATCCTTACATTACCATTTAGTTACTGCAACTGCACGTCATAAGTTGGTCTAGTTGTATGAAAAAACTATGTATAATACAGAGTCCGCTATAGTTTtcgttataagtacttacttggaGGTATACGGCACATTTTTTCcgaattattataagtaatagtatttaaaaagttaagaGGAGGACCCTCTTATTTTAACtttgtattaataatataatatctcgGGTTTGATCCACATggtttcaaagcatttttttgtatataaagATACCTTTTAACAAAATGGGGTgagtcgtttttttttggatTCAACTTTTCGCTGTATGGATAACTTTAAGAACCAATTTTTAGATCATCAGTATACCTACATCTCTCCACCAATTTTCGTGGCAATCGATGCAGAAACGACAGAAAACGAGCcaggacagacggacaga from Plutella xylostella chromosome 28, ilPluXylo3.1, whole genome shotgun sequence carries:
- the LOC105393211 gene encoding 6-phosphogluconolactonase, which translates into the protein MTVIKVVDENEVISKLASYTEKISNDAISKRGKFFIGLSGGSVVKFLCEGLPTLNTDWSKWVLAFCDERVVPEDSEDSTFGTYKRNLIPKTSLKEEQFITIKQGVSAEEAASDYTKKLTTAFGSTNYTFDLLLLGMGPDGHTCSLFPGHPLLNEMSLKVAPITDSPKPPPERVTLTYPVINSARNCIFAITGAGKADMVKRILKGQEDLPSTRVKPEGSLYWIVDSAAAAHL